A part of Propioniciclava coleopterorum genomic DNA contains:
- a CDS encoding YdcF family protein: protein MSWLLYPLLVIGLLCFGWGLWRMLADGRRILYGLMLMGGLGLTLFSVGVLLAERGWYLPLAALLGTLFVVTFVSYPVLMVFLLVNGVMMWRRESRTPGNMLSLLAGLAMLGLTFLPRLTWPTDWPIGVQAALTGLYLCIMALAGYVALCFVVFAGTSWLYRRLPLRTHPEAVIVLGAGLLGDRVPPLLAGRLAKAREVQEAHDPRPLLITSGGQGPDETLPEGEAMRRHVIDAGTPAELVVAETASRNTRENLVLSRALLPDPDAPVVVVTSNYHAFRAAMLTRSVGLDAKVVGAPTARYYYPSALLREFVAVMAQNRVWNLAVVAVVLLGYLALLGLAVWPI from the coding sequence ATGTCCTGGCTGCTCTACCCCCTGCTCGTCATCGGCCTGCTGTGCTTCGGCTGGGGGCTCTGGCGCATGCTGGCCGACGGGCGTCGGATCCTCTACGGGCTGATGCTCATGGGGGGCCTGGGCCTGACGCTGTTCAGCGTCGGCGTCCTGCTGGCCGAACGCGGCTGGTACCTGCCGCTGGCCGCGCTGCTGGGCACCCTGTTCGTGGTGACGTTCGTCAGCTATCCGGTGCTGATGGTGTTCCTGCTCGTCAACGGCGTGATGATGTGGCGGCGCGAGTCCCGGACGCCGGGCAACATGCTGTCGCTGCTGGCCGGGCTGGCGATGCTCGGCCTGACGTTCCTGCCGCGCCTGACGTGGCCGACCGACTGGCCGATCGGGGTGCAGGCGGCCCTGACCGGCCTGTACCTGTGCATCATGGCCCTGGCCGGCTACGTCGCGCTCTGCTTCGTGGTGTTCGCGGGCACGTCGTGGCTGTACCGGCGCCTCCCGCTGCGGACCCACCCCGAGGCGGTCATCGTGCTGGGCGCCGGGCTGCTGGGCGACCGCGTGCCGCCCCTGCTCGCCGGGCGCCTGGCGAAGGCCCGGGAGGTGCAGGAGGCGCACGATCCGCGTCCGCTGCTGATCACCAGCGGAGGGCAGGGGCCCGACGAGACGCTGCCGGAGGGCGAGGCCATGCGGCGCCACGTGATCGACGCGGGCACCCCCGCCGAGCTCGTGGTCGCCGAGACGGCGTCCAGGAACACCCGGGAGAACCTGGTGCTGTCGCGGGCGCTGCTGCCGGACCCGGACGCGCCCGTGGTGGTGGTGACCAGCAACTACCACGCCTTCCGGGCGGCCATGCTCACGCGCTCGGTCGGCCTGGACGCCAAGGTCGTCGGCGCCCCGACGGCCCGCTACTACTACCCGAGCGCGCTGCTGCGGGAGTTCGTGGCCGTCATGGCGCAGAACCGGGTGTGGAACCTCGCGGTGGTCGCCGTGGTGCTCCTGGGCTACCTGGCTCTGCTCGGGCTGGCCGTCTGGCCGATCTGA
- a CDS encoding MGMT family protein: protein MTNSPAPDAHDRVVLAVSLVPAGRVASYGDIGRLTGVGPRQVGAILRDTDVEVPWWRILGHDGVLAPLARARPHWDAEGIEVRPNGRGCRIRAHRADLADLATEYLLAAAARGWPVTEPD, encoded by the coding sequence ATGACGAACTCGCCCGCGCCTGACGCCCACGACCGCGTCGTGCTGGCCGTGAGCCTCGTCCCGGCGGGGCGGGTCGCCAGCTACGGCGACATCGGCCGGCTGACCGGCGTCGGCCCCCGCCAGGTCGGGGCGATCCTGCGGGACACCGACGTCGAGGTGCCCTGGTGGCGGATCCTCGGCCACGACGGCGTCCTCGCACCGCTGGCGCGGGCGCGTCCGCACTGGGACGCCGAGGGCATCGAGGTCCGTCCGAACGGCCGCGGCTGCCGGATCCGCGCCCACCGCGCCGACCTGGCCGACCTCGCGACCGAGTATCTGCTGGCCGCCGCGGCGCGGGGCTGGCCGGTGACCGAGCCGGACTGA
- a CDS encoding spermidine synthase → MAGDTAQSWVVPEDPLHLEFEYVQRICETLDATVLARPADERLRIVHLGGGGLTIPRYVAARRPRTAQVVCEPDADLVEDVRRLIPLPRHSGIKVRTVDGRAGLEAMPPDYHDALILDAFDGARVPPALATAEFLAEVAARRRPNAVFVANVTDRAPFGWARRFVAGVRAVHRSLIISAETPVWKGRRFGNLVVVASNGPLPATELSRTAARAAFPYRFLAGREVVDWIGDAEPFTDADAQASPVPRRGTWFS, encoded by the coding sequence ATGGCCGGCGACACCGCCCAGTCCTGGGTGGTGCCCGAGGATCCGCTGCACCTGGAGTTCGAGTACGTGCAGCGGATCTGCGAGACGCTCGACGCCACCGTGCTCGCCCGACCCGCCGACGAGCGGCTCCGGATCGTGCACCTGGGCGGCGGCGGGCTCACGATTCCGCGCTACGTCGCCGCGCGGCGGCCACGCACCGCGCAGGTCGTGTGCGAGCCGGACGCCGACCTGGTCGAGGACGTCCGGCGCCTCATCCCGCTGCCGCGGCATTCGGGCATCAAGGTGCGCACGGTGGACGGGCGCGCCGGGCTCGAGGCGATGCCGCCGGACTACCACGACGCCCTGATCCTGGACGCCTTCGACGGCGCCCGAGTCCCGCCCGCGCTGGCCACGGCCGAGTTCCTGGCCGAGGTGGCCGCGCGGCGGCGTCCGAACGCGGTGTTCGTCGCCAACGTGACCGACCGCGCCCCGTTCGGCTGGGCGCGCCGCTTCGTGGCGGGCGTCCGGGCGGTGCACCGCTCGCTGATCATCAGCGCCGAGACGCCGGTGTGGAAGGGCAGGCGGTTCGGCAATCTCGTCGTGGTCGCCTCCAACGGACCCCTGCCGGCCACCGAACTGTCGCGCACGGCCGCGCGCGCCGCGTTCCCGTACCGGTTCCTCGCCGGCCGCGAGGTGGTGGACTGGATCGGCGACGCCGAGCCGTTCACCGACGCGGACGCGCAGGCGTCCCCGGTCCCGCGCCGGGGCACCTGGTTCTCCTGA
- a CDS encoding MFS transporter, translated as MKISSTSARLWWALIAIVLLSLNLRPGATSLGPVLAEVKASLGMGGTMAGLITALPGLCFAVFGALAVTLSLRLGLAGALAAGVTATAIGLLVRPFVGSVAPFVALSVFAFAGMAVGNVLMPAFVKKTFPNRLAGVMSVYTIALAIGATTASMIAVPLASGGPEGWRVSLGVWGAVAAVAALVWLLLAASERRRRLPVDADAPRRSGSVFAVMGSRKAVGMAVFFGTQSMQAYVQFGWIAQMYRDGGLDPLQAGIMASIIPGFGIPAGFIMPTVAQRMKDPRPIVIVLGLLLVAGYTGIWLAPTAAPILWAVLLGLAGFSFPFALALFTIRTRDPHVTTQVSGFAQSVGYLFSAAGPFIVGMLFEVTGSWTMPLWFLLFTAFLVTVSGLVAAKPGYVDDELARA; from the coding sequence GTGAAAATCTCCTCCACGAGCGCCCGTCTCTGGTGGGCGCTGATCGCGATCGTCCTGTTGTCCCTCAACCTGCGCCCGGGCGCCACGTCGCTGGGCCCCGTGCTGGCCGAGGTGAAGGCCAGCCTCGGCATGGGCGGCACCATGGCGGGTCTCATCACCGCCCTCCCCGGGCTGTGTTTCGCCGTCTTCGGCGCCCTGGCCGTCACCCTGAGCCTGCGGCTGGGGCTGGCCGGCGCGCTGGCGGCCGGCGTCACGGCGACGGCGATCGGCCTGCTGGTCCGCCCGTTCGTCGGCTCGGTGGCGCCGTTCGTGGCGCTCAGCGTCTTCGCGTTCGCCGGGATGGCCGTCGGCAACGTCCTGATGCCCGCCTTCGTCAAGAAGACCTTCCCCAACCGGCTGGCCGGCGTGATGTCGGTCTACACGATCGCGCTGGCGATCGGCGCGACCACCGCCTCCATGATCGCGGTCCCGCTCGCGTCGGGCGGCCCGGAGGGGTGGCGCGTGTCGCTGGGCGTCTGGGGTGCCGTCGCCGCGGTGGCCGCGCTCGTGTGGCTGCTGCTCGCGGCGTCGGAACGCCGGCGGCGCCTCCCCGTGGACGCCGACGCGCCCCGGCGCTCCGGGTCGGTGTTCGCCGTCATGGGCTCGCGCAAGGCGGTCGGCATGGCGGTGTTCTTCGGCACCCAGTCGATGCAGGCCTACGTCCAGTTCGGCTGGATCGCGCAGATGTACCGCGACGGCGGGCTGGACCCGCTGCAGGCGGGCATCATGGCGTCGATCATCCCGGGCTTCGGCATCCCCGCGGGGTTCATCATGCCGACGGTGGCGCAGCGGATGAAGGACCCGCGCCCCATCGTCATCGTCCTGGGCCTGCTGCTGGTGGCCGGCTACACCGGCATCTGGCTCGCGCCCACGGCCGCCCCGATCCTGTGGGCGGTGCTCCTGGGGCTGGCCGGGTTCTCGTTCCCGTTCGCGCTGGCGCTGTTCACCATCCGCACCCGCGACCCGCACGTCACCACGCAGGTGTCGGGCTTCGCCCAGTCGGTCGGCTACTTGTTCTCCGCCGCCGGCCCGTTCATCGTGGGCATGCTGTTCGAGGTGACCGGCAGCTGGACGATGCCGCTGTGGTTCCTGCTCTTCACCGCCTTCCTGGTCACGGTGTCGGGTCTGGTCGCCGCCAAGCCCGGCTACGTCGATGACGAACTCGCCCGCGCCTGA
- a CDS encoding MFS transporter — protein sequence MPRSVHRAWWVAFVTLLALVCAAAFRSSTGVLFIPIETEFGWSRAVTSGAVSLNLVLYGLTAPFAAAIMERWGVRRTVAASLTVVGVSSALTSVMTAPWQLWLLWGGFIGIGTGSMALVLGAIVANRWFDSHRGLVTGIFSAANATGQLSFLPLIAVLAQGPGWRWAAWSVAAASLALVPLVLVLLQDRPSDVGLRPLGATDLTLDAPLPPANDAANPVRVALATLRDAARTWTFWALVLSFFVCGWSTNGLIQTHFIPAADDYGMNATLAATLLAMVGAFDIIGTLLSGWLTDRVDSRLLLLVYYAGRGLSLLALPLVMGPGVEWGLWFFIVFYGLDWVATVPPTVALCRLHFGMARSGVVFGWVFASHMIGAGIGATTAGLWRMTSGSYVSAWFLAAALCAVAALTVLTIPKRPVGAAEALISA from the coding sequence ATGCCGCGCTCGGTCCATCGCGCCTGGTGGGTCGCGTTCGTGACCCTGCTCGCCCTGGTCTGTGCCGCCGCCTTCCGGTCGAGCACCGGCGTGCTCTTCATCCCGATCGAGACCGAGTTCGGCTGGTCCCGCGCCGTGACCTCGGGCGCGGTGAGCCTCAACCTCGTGCTGTACGGGCTGACCGCCCCCTTCGCCGCCGCGATCATGGAGCGATGGGGCGTGCGACGCACGGTCGCGGCGTCCCTGACGGTGGTGGGGGTCTCGAGCGCGCTCACCTCGGTCATGACGGCGCCGTGGCAGCTGTGGCTGCTGTGGGGCGGGTTCATCGGCATCGGGACGGGATCGATGGCGCTCGTCCTGGGGGCCATCGTCGCGAACCGGTGGTTCGACAGCCACCGCGGCCTGGTCACGGGCATCTTCTCCGCGGCGAACGCCACCGGGCAGCTCAGCTTCCTGCCGCTCATCGCCGTGCTGGCCCAGGGGCCGGGCTGGCGCTGGGCGGCCTGGTCGGTCGCCGCGGCGTCCCTGGCGCTGGTGCCGTTGGTGCTCGTGCTGCTGCAGGACCGCCCCTCCGACGTCGGGCTGCGCCCGCTGGGGGCCACCGACCTGACGCTCGACGCCCCGCTGCCACCGGCCAACGACGCCGCCAACCCCGTGCGGGTCGCCCTGGCGACGCTGCGGGACGCCGCCCGCACGTGGACCTTCTGGGCCCTGGTGCTGTCGTTCTTCGTCTGCGGCTGGAGCACCAACGGGCTGATCCAGACCCACTTCATCCCGGCCGCGGACGACTACGGCATGAACGCGACGCTGGCCGCGACCCTGCTGGCGATGGTCGGCGCGTTCGACATCATCGGGACGCTGCTGTCCGGCTGGCTCACCGACCGCGTCGACTCGCGTCTGCTGCTGCTGGTCTACTACGCCGGACGCGGCCTGTCGCTGCTCGCCCTGCCCTTGGTGATGGGGCCGGGCGTCGAGTGGGGCCTGTGGTTCTTCATCGTGTTCTACGGCCTGGACTGGGTGGCGACCGTGCCGCCCACCGTCGCGCTGTGCCGCCTCCACTTCGGCATGGCCCGCTCCGGCGTGGTGTTCGGCTGGGTGTTCGCCTCCCACATGATCGGGGCCGGGATCGGGGCGACGACGGCGGGGCTGTGGCGGATGACCAGCGGCAGCTACGTGAGCGCCTGGTTCCTGGCGGCCGCACTGTGCGCCGTCGCGGCGCTGACTGTCCTGACGATCCCCAAGCGGCCGGTCGGGGCTGCGGAAGCCCTCATCAGCGCCTAG
- a CDS encoding dicarboxylate/amino acid:cation symporter, with the protein MRKIGLLPRILIALALGIVCGLFFPPALARVFVTFNGLFGNFLTFIIPLIIVALITPAISELGRGAGRWLGITAAIAYASTLFAGLLALVVGGAVFPLILDPTNAPGSLGNPEDALLAPYFTVEMAPVFGVMTALVLSFVVGLGMTFVPSATMQRGFVELRAIVEKVISGVILPLLPLYIFGIFLNMTVAGQVWSIIVTFVAVIALVFALTVVVLLVQFGIAGAVARRNPLRALATMLPAYATALGTSSSAATIPVTLRQAIKAGVNPPVASFVIPLCATIHLAGSTVKITAFSVAIMVLSGMPIDPLTMVGFVCMLGIAMVAAPGVPGGAIMTAAGLLSSMLGFNEAQVGLMIATYIAIDSFGTATNVTGDGAIALIVDRLSKGRIGEQPPVIGEPETVGA; encoded by the coding sequence ATGAGAAAGATCGGCCTGCTGCCGCGCATCCTGATCGCGCTGGCCCTGGGCATCGTGTGCGGCCTGTTCTTCCCGCCGGCCCTCGCACGCGTCTTCGTCACCTTCAACGGCCTGTTCGGCAACTTCCTCACGTTCATCATCCCGCTGATCATCGTGGCGCTGATCACGCCGGCCATCTCCGAGCTGGGCCGCGGCGCCGGCAGGTGGCTGGGGATCACCGCCGCCATCGCCTACGCGTCCACCCTGTTCGCCGGGCTGCTCGCGCTCGTGGTCGGCGGCGCCGTCTTCCCGCTCATCCTCGACCCGACCAACGCGCCCGGCTCGCTGGGCAACCCCGAGGACGCCCTCCTGGCGCCCTACTTCACCGTCGAGATGGCGCCCGTGTTCGGCGTCATGACCGCGCTGGTGCTGTCGTTCGTCGTCGGGCTCGGCATGACGTTCGTGCCGTCGGCGACGATGCAGCGCGGGTTCGTCGAACTGCGCGCCATCGTGGAGAAGGTCATCTCCGGGGTGATCCTGCCCCTGCTGCCGCTCTACATCTTCGGCATCTTCTTGAACATGACGGTCGCCGGCCAGGTGTGGAGCATCATCGTGACGTTCGTCGCGGTGATCGCCCTGGTGTTCGCCCTCACCGTCGTGGTGCTCCTGGTGCAGTTCGGGATCGCGGGCGCCGTCGCCCGCCGCAACCCGCTGCGGGCGCTCGCCACGATGCTGCCGGCGTACGCGACGGCCCTGGGGACCTCGTCCTCGGCGGCCACCATCCCGGTCACGCTGCGCCAGGCCATCAAGGCCGGCGTCAACCCGCCGGTGGCCTCGTTCGTGATCCCGCTGTGCGCCACCATCCACCTGGCCGGTTCCACCGTGAAGATCACCGCGTTCTCGGTGGCGATCATGGTGCTCAGCGGCATGCCGATCGACCCGCTCACCATGGTCGGGTTCGTGTGCATGCTGGGCATCGCGATGGTGGCGGCCCCGGGCGTCCCGGGCGGCGCCATCATGACGGCCGCGGGACTGCTGAGTTCGATGCTGGGCTTCAACGAGGCGCAGGTGGGCCTGATGATCGCGACCTACATCGCCATCGACAGCTTCGGCACGGCCACCAACGTGACCGGCGACGGCGCCATCGCGCTCATCGTGGACCGGCTCAGCAAGGGCCGCATCGGAGAACAGCCGCCGGTGATCGGCGAGCCGGAGACCGTCGGGGCCTGA
- the clpB gene encoding ATP-dependent chaperone ClpB produces the protein MDTAKLTTKSRDAVSAALRNALTNGNPQAEPAHLLHALLMVPDNTVGPLLESIGADPAAIDRSAQEAIKKLPSSTGSSVSQPSISGALARVLADAETRAEQMGDEFVTTEHLLIGLASVESDAKQILTRAGATADKLTVAFNDARGGKRVTSAESEGGESALDKYSIDLTERAREGKLDPVIGRDSEIRRVVQVLSRRTKNNPVLIGEPGVGKTAVVEGLAQRVIEGDVPDSLKGRRVVSLDLASMVAGAKYRGEFEERLKAVLSEITEAEGQIITFIDELHTVVGAGASGEGAMDAGNMLKPMLARGELRLIGATTLDEYRERIEKDPALERRFQQVLVGEPSVEDTIAILRGLRERYEAHHKVRITDGALVAAAQLSNRYITSRQLPDKAIDLIDEAASRLRMEIDSSPEEIDQLRRQIDRMTMEQFALEKEEDVASKERRDRLAGEVADAKETLRGLEQRWESEKQGLNRVGDIKKEIDQLRASADKLQRDGDLTRASEILYGQIPKLEAEMAQAADDNEATAPMVADEVSASDIAEIISSWTGIPVGRMLQGESDKLMKMELELGRRLTGQEQAIRVVSDAVRRSRAGISDPNRPTGSFLFLGPTGVGKTELAKSLAEFLFDDERAMVRIDMSEYGEKHTVSRLVGAPPGYVGYEEGGQLTEAVRRRPYSVVLLDEVEKAHPDVFNILLQVLDDGRLTDGQGRTVDFRNVILIMTSNLGSQFLADTSLPVEKRNEAVMGIVRSSFKPEFLNRLDDIVMFDPLTQENLVHIVDIQLKRVAARLIDRRITLEVTPAAKQWLAEKGFDPVYGARPLKRLIQTTVEDGLARAMLSGALHEGQTVTFDVDADGDGLTIKD, from the coding sequence GTGGACACCGCGAAACTCACCACCAAGAGCCGGGACGCCGTCAGCGCAGCGCTGCGCAACGCCCTGACCAACGGCAACCCCCAGGCCGAGCCGGCACACCTGCTGCACGCGCTGCTGATGGTGCCCGACAACACCGTGGGCCCGCTGCTGGAGAGCATCGGCGCCGACCCGGCCGCCATCGACCGCTCCGCGCAGGAGGCCATCAAGAAGCTGCCCAGTTCCACCGGGTCCTCGGTGTCGCAGCCGAGCATCTCCGGGGCGCTGGCGCGCGTGCTGGCCGACGCCGAGACCCGCGCCGAGCAGATGGGCGACGAGTTCGTCACCACCGAGCACCTGCTGATCGGGCTCGCCAGCGTCGAGTCGGACGCCAAGCAGATCCTGACCCGGGCCGGCGCGACCGCCGACAAGCTGACCGTGGCGTTCAACGACGCCCGCGGCGGCAAGCGGGTCACCTCCGCCGAGTCCGAGGGCGGGGAGTCCGCGCTCGACAAGTACTCGATCGACCTCACCGAGCGCGCCCGCGAGGGCAAGCTCGACCCGGTGATCGGCCGCGACTCCGAGATCCGCCGCGTCGTGCAGGTGCTGAGCCGCCGCACGAAGAACAACCCGGTGCTGATCGGCGAGCCCGGCGTCGGCAAGACCGCCGTCGTCGAGGGGCTGGCCCAGCGCGTCATCGAGGGCGACGTCCCCGATTCGCTGAAGGGTCGCCGCGTCGTGTCGCTCGACCTGGCCTCCATGGTGGCGGGCGCCAAGTACCGCGGCGAGTTCGAGGAGCGGCTCAAGGCCGTCCTGAGCGAGATCACCGAGGCCGAGGGCCAGATCATCACCTTCATCGACGAACTGCACACGGTCGTCGGCGCCGGCGCGTCCGGCGAGGGCGCCATGGACGCGGGCAACATGCTCAAGCCGATGCTGGCCCGCGGCGAGCTGCGGCTCATCGGCGCCACGACGCTGGACGAGTACCGCGAGCGCATCGAGAAGGACCCGGCGCTGGAGCGCCGCTTCCAGCAGGTGCTCGTCGGCGAGCCGTCGGTCGAGGACACCATCGCGATCCTGCGCGGCCTGCGCGAGCGCTACGAGGCGCACCACAAGGTCCGCATCACCGACGGCGCCCTGGTCGCCGCCGCGCAGCTGTCGAACCGCTACATCACGAGCCGGCAGCTGCCGGACAAGGCCATCGACCTGATCGACGAGGCCGCCTCGCGGCTGCGCATGGAGATCGACTCCAGCCCGGAGGAGATCGACCAGCTCCGCCGGCAGATCGACCGGATGACGATGGAGCAGTTCGCCCTGGAGAAGGAGGAGGACGTCGCCAGCAAGGAGCGGCGCGACCGCCTCGCCGGCGAGGTGGCCGACGCCAAGGAGACCCTGCGCGGCCTCGAGCAGCGCTGGGAGTCGGAGAAGCAGGGCCTCAACCGGGTCGGCGACATCAAGAAGGAGATCGACCAGCTCCGCGCGTCCGCCGACAAGCTGCAGCGCGACGGCGACCTGACCCGGGCCTCCGAGATCCTCTACGGCCAGATCCCCAAGCTGGAGGCCGAGATGGCCCAGGCCGCCGACGACAACGAGGCCACCGCGCCCATGGTCGCCGACGAGGTGTCGGCGTCCGACATCGCCGAGATCATCAGCAGCTGGACGGGGATCCCCGTCGGCAGGATGCTGCAGGGCGAGTCGGACAAGCTGATGAAGATGGAGCTCGAGCTCGGACGCCGCCTCACCGGCCAGGAGCAGGCCATCCGGGTCGTCTCGGACGCCGTGCGCCGCTCGCGCGCCGGCATCAGCGACCCGAACCGGCCCACCGGCTCGTTCCTGTTCCTCGGCCCCACGGGCGTCGGCAAGACCGAGCTGGCCAAGTCGCTGGCGGAGTTCCTGTTCGACGACGAGCGCGCCATGGTCCGCATCGACATGAGCGAGTACGGCGAGAAGCACACCGTCTCGCGCCTCGTCGGCGCGCCCCCCGGCTACGTCGGCTACGAGGAGGGCGGCCAGCTCACCGAGGCGGTGCGGCGGCGTCCCTACTCGGTGGTGCTGCTGGACGAGGTCGAGAAGGCCCACCCCGACGTCTTCAACATCCTGCTGCAGGTGCTCGACGACGGCCGCCTCACCGACGGCCAGGGCCGGACGGTGGACTTCCGCAACGTCATCCTGATCATGACCTCGAACCTCGGTTCGCAGTTCCTGGCCGACACCTCGCTGCCGGTGGAGAAGCGCAACGAGGCCGTGATGGGGATCGTCCGCTCGTCCTTCAAGCCCGAGTTCCTGAACCGGCTCGACGACATCGTGATGTTCGACCCGCTGACGCAGGAGAACCTGGTCCACATCGTCGACATCCAGCTCAAGCGCGTGGCCGCCCGCCTGATCGACCGCCGGATCACGCTGGAGGTCACGCCGGCCGCCAAGCAGTGGCTCGCCGAGAAGGGCTTCGACCCGGTGTACGGTGCCCGCCCGCTCAAGCGCCTCATCCAGACCACCGTCGAGGACGGCCTGGCCCGGGCGATGCTGTCGGGGGCGCTGCACGAGGGGCAGACCGTCACGTTCGACGTGGACGCCGACGGCGACGGGCTGACCATCAAGGACTGA
- a CDS encoding alpha/beta fold hydrolase: protein MPYLTIPGESPIQLYYRDSGGEGRPIVLIHGWPLSSEAWAEQIPDLERSGHRVIAYDRRGFGKSAKTPDGYDYDTLAADLDQFMTQLDLRDAVLVGFSMGGGEVARYVGRYGEDRLAGVVFAAAITPALCVTPDNPDGAMGIEGFMDLRQQCRADRDAFVPTFMTWFFSNPSELAVTQQQFQDALAIGAQGSDTALQDCIVAWAADFREDVKKIGVPTLVIHGNADNNVPFEASGARMPDMIPGAQLVEIDHGPHGINVSHAGEFNAALLSFLMTL from the coding sequence ATGCCGTACTTGACCATCCCCGGGGAGAGCCCCATCCAGCTCTACTACCGCGACAGCGGCGGGGAGGGCCGCCCGATCGTGCTGATCCACGGTTGGCCGCTGTCCAGCGAAGCCTGGGCCGAGCAGATCCCCGACCTGGAGCGCTCCGGCCACCGGGTGATCGCCTACGACCGCCGCGGCTTCGGCAAGTCGGCCAAGACGCCGGACGGCTACGACTACGACACCCTGGCCGCCGACCTGGATCAGTTCATGACCCAACTCGACCTTCGGGACGCAGTGCTCGTCGGGTTCTCGATGGGCGGCGGCGAGGTCGCCCGCTACGTCGGGCGCTACGGCGAGGACCGGCTCGCCGGCGTCGTGTTCGCCGCGGCGATCACCCCGGCGCTGTGCGTCACGCCCGACAACCCCGACGGCGCGATGGGCATCGAGGGGTTCATGGACCTGCGCCAGCAGTGCCGGGCCGACCGGGACGCGTTCGTGCCGACGTTCATGACCTGGTTCTTCAGCAACCCCAGCGAGCTCGCGGTGACGCAGCAGCAGTTCCAGGACGCGCTGGCGATCGGGGCCCAGGGCTCCGACACCGCGCTGCAGGACTGCATCGTCGCCTGGGCGGCCGACTTCCGCGAGGACGTGAAGAAGATCGGCGTCCCGACCCTGGTGATCCACGGCAACGCCGACAACAACGTGCCCTTCGAGGCCTCCGGCGCGCGGATGCCGGACATGATCCCGGGTGCGCAGCTCGTCGAGATCGACCACGGCCCGCACGGGATCAACGTGAGCCACGCGGGCGAGTTCAACGCGGCGCTGCTGTCCTTCCTGATGACCCTGTGA
- a CDS encoding DEAD/DEAH box helicase produces MTSAFARLGVPTNLADVLAGRGIDTPTPIQAATLPDSLAGRDVLGRGRTGSGKTYAFSLPLVARLAADRRRPAPGRPRALVLAPTRELASQIADSLRPLAAADRLSLLTIFGGVNQNPQVRALRGGIDILVATPGRLLDLRDQGHLSLGDVEVTVIDEADHMSDMGFLPGVKKILADTPSRSQRLLFSATLDNAVNVLVKQFLHDPVVHEADSAQSPVATMDHHVLTVTPDERLDVIADLAAAPGRTILFTRTKHGAKKLAKQLIGRGIPAVDLHGNLAQNARTRNLEAFGSGRVETLVATDIAARGIHVDDVALVVHADPPTEHKAYLHRSGRTARAGSSGTVITLATPDQRRDVQGLMRAARIKPEVTAATTEVLQGLAPGARHVLSAEQVAERLPVTPVQQQSSGGGGGRSRRGRGGSAGSGSGSRGSGSAGRPASGGKQAPKSSGPRGGAKKTAGVVPAGSSRGVAAFSASAGRSSRRSR; encoded by the coding sequence GTGACTTCAGCTTTCGCACGCCTCGGCGTGCCCACCAACCTCGCCGACGTCCTCGCCGGACGCGGCATCGACACCCCCACCCCGATCCAGGCGGCGACGCTGCCCGACTCGCTCGCCGGCCGCGACGTGCTCGGCCGCGGCCGCACCGGCTCGGGCAAGACCTACGCCTTCTCGCTGCCGCTGGTCGCGCGGCTCGCCGCCGACCGCCGCAGGCCGGCGCCCGGGCGTCCGCGCGCGCTCGTGCTGGCCCCGACCCGCGAGCTCGCCTCCCAGATCGCCGACTCGCTGCGCCCGCTGGCCGCCGCCGACCGGCTGTCGCTGCTCACCATCTTCGGCGGCGTCAACCAGAACCCGCAGGTCCGCGCCCTGCGCGGCGGGATCGACATCCTCGTCGCGACGCCGGGCCGCCTGCTCGACCTGCGCGACCAGGGCCACCTCAGCCTCGGCGACGTCGAGGTCACGGTGATCGACGAGGCCGATCACATGAGCGACATGGGCTTCCTGCCCGGCGTGAAGAAGATCCTCGCCGACACCCCGAGCCGGTCGCAGCGGCTGCTGTTCTCGGCGACGCTCGACAACGCGGTGAACGTGCTGGTCAAGCAGTTCCTGCACGACCCGGTCGTCCACGAGGCCGACTCGGCGCAGTCGCCGGTGGCGACGATGGACCACCACGTGCTCACCGTCACCCCGGACGAGCGCCTGGACGTGATCGCGGACCTGGCGGCCGCCCCCGGTCGCACCATCCTGTTCACGCGGACCAAGCACGGCGCCAAGAAGCTCGCCAAGCAGCTCATCGGGCGCGGCATCCCCGCGGTCGACCTGCACGGCAACCTGGCCCAGAACGCCCGCACCCGCAACCTCGAGGCCTTCGGGTCGGGCCGGGTCGAGACGCTGGTCGCGACCGACATCGCCGCGCGCGGCATCCACGTCGACGACGTGGCGCTGGTCGTGCACGCCGACCCGCCCACCGAGCACAAGGCCTACCTGCACCGCTCCGGGCGCACCGCCCGCGCCGGGTCGTCCGGCACCGTCATCACGCTGGCCACCCCCGACCAGCGCCGCGACGTGCAGGGCCTGATGCGGGCCGCCCGGATCAAGCCCGAGGTGACCGCCGCCACGACCGAGGTGCTGCAGGGACTCGCGCCCGGTGCGCGGCACGTGCTGTCCGCCGAGCAGGTGGCCGAGCGTCTGCCGGTGACCCCGGTGCAGCAGCAGTCGTCCGGGGGCGGCGGTGGCCGCTCGCGTCGCGGGCGCGGCGGCTCCGCGGGCTCGGGCTCCGGCTCGCGCGGCTCCGGCTCGGCCGGCCGCCCGGCGTCCGGCGGCAAGCAGGCGCCGAAGAGCTCCGGCCCTCGGGGCGGGGCGAAGAAGACGGCCGGCGTGGTGCCGGCGGGCAGCTCCCGGGGCGTGGCCGCCTTCTCGGCCTCGGCCGGGCGCAGCAGCCGCCGCTCCCGCTGA